One genomic segment of Helianthus annuus cultivar XRQ/B chromosome 14, HanXRQr2.0-SUNRISE, whole genome shotgun sequence includes these proteins:
- the LOC110908110 gene encoding pentatricopeptide repeat-containing protein At1g20230, producing the protein MSRHALRVFNNHKLLTLSLSQTRQTHAQILRTGLFLHTHFTTKLISLYANHLRFVEAQNLLKSIQNPDVFSFSTLIHAYSKLSYFTEAILTFTHMISFKLLPDSRLIPSVVKCCSGLHSLRFGKQVHGFCVSSGLCLDSFVQSSLVHLYVKCGKLYYAHQVFDEMSELDVVSCSALVSGYARDGCVEEAKMVFRRMVELGIEPNLVSWNGMVAGFSQSGRCLEAVMVFRDMCLSGCKADGTTVSSVLPAVGVLEDCFVGVQIHGYAIKQGLGSDKCVVSALIDMYGKCSSTMEMSRVFDEMPERDVGACNALVSGFARNGLTDDALKAFNMLRSQDLELNVVSWTSIIACCSQHGKDIEALDLFREMQLSGVKPNSVTIPCLLPACGNIAALMHGKAAHGFSLRTGISDNVYVGSALIDMYANCGRIHLARNIFERMPVRNVVCWNAIMGGYAMHGNGNEVIEIFHLMEKSDQKPDFITFTSLLSACSHSGFTEQGEQFFNKMSKDYGISPRIEHYACLVTLLGRAGKLNEAFNTVKNMPFEPDACVWGALLSSCRVHNNLELAELAANKLFELEPNNPGNYVLLSNVYANKGLWKQVDRVRDLMKSMGMKKNPGCSWISIKNKVHMLLAGDTSHPQLVEILEKIDNLSTEMKKLGCLPVTSFVLQDVEDQEKEHILCGHSEKLAVVLGLLNTPRGSTLQVIKNLRICGDCHDFIKFVAKLEQREIFVRDTNRFHHFKDGSCSCGDYW; encoded by the coding sequence ATGTCAAGACATGCTCTCCGAGTCTTCAACAACCATAAATTGCTCACACTCTCCCTCTCACAAACTCGTCAAACTCACGCCCAAATCCTCCGAACCGGTCTTTTTCTCCACACCCATTTCACCACAAAGCTCATTTCTTTATACGCAAACCACCTTCGTTTCGTAGAAGCCCAAAACCTCCTCAAATCCATCCAAAACCCAGATGTATTCTCATTCTCCACCCTCATTCACGCCTACTCGAAGCTCAGTTACTTCACCGAAGCCATTCTTACATTCACCCACATGATATCATTCAAGTTGTTACCCGATTCGCGTCTTATTCCATCTGTTGTTAAGTGTTGTAGTGGGTTACACAGTTTGAGATTCGGGAAACAGGTTCATGGGTTTTGTGTTTCATCTGGGCTTTGTCTGGATTCGTTTGTGCAGTCTTCTTTGGTGCATTTGTATGTGAAATGTGGGAAGTTGTATTATGCacaccaggtgtttgatgaaatgtctgaACTGGATGTTGTTTCGTGTAGCGCGTTGGTTTCCGGGTATGCGCGAGATGGGTGTGTGGAGGAAGCTAAAATGGTGTTTAGGAGGATGGTGGAGTTGGGGATTGAGCCAAATTTGGTGTCGTGGAATGGGATGGTGGCGGGGTTTAGCCAGAGTGGACGGTGTTTGGAGGCGGTGATGGTGTTTAGAGATATGTGTTTGTCGGGTTGTAAGGCGGATGGGACGACTGTTTCGAGTGTTCTTCCTGCTGTTGGGGTGTTGGAGGATTGTTTTGTGGGTGTGCAGATACATGGGTATGCGATTAAGCAGGGTCTTGGATCGGATAAGTGTGTAGTGAGTGCATTGATCGATATGTATGGGAAGTGTTCGTCCACTATGGAGATGTCAcgggtgtttgatgaaatgcctgaaAGAGACGTTGGTGCTTGTAATGCTTTGGTTTCTGGGTTTGCTAGGAACGGTTTAACTGATGACGCGTTAAAAGCGTTTAATATGTTACGTAGTCAAGATCTGGAGTTAAATGTAGTCTCGTGGACGTCGATCATAGCTTGCTGCTCACAGCATGGAAAAGACATTGAAGCCCTTGACCTTTTCAGAGAAATGCAGCTTTCGGGAGTGAAACCGAATTCTGTAACGATCCCTTGCTTACTTCCCGCGTGTGGAAACATTGCAGCGTTAATGCACGGGAAAGCCGCGCACGGGTTCTCGCTTAGAACAGGAATATCGGATAATGTTTATGTGGGAAGTGCTTTAATCGACATGTACGCCAATTGTGGAAGAATACATTTAGCCCGAAACATTTTCGAGAGGATGCCCGTACGCAATGTAGTCTGCTGGAACGCGATCATGGGAGGATATGCGATGCACGGAAATGGTAACGAAGTTATCGAAATATTCCATTTGATGGAAAAAAGCGATCAAAAACCCGACTTTATCACTTTCACTTCTTTATTATCCGCTTGTAGTCACAGCGGTTTCACAGAGCAAGGTGAACAGTTCTTTAACAAAATGTCAAAAGATTATGGAATTTCACCACGAATCGAGCATTACGCTTGTTTAGTTACGCTTCTTGGTCGTGCGGGGAAGCTTAACGAAGCTTTTAACACCGTTAAAAATATGCCATTTGAGCCCGACGCTTGTGTTTGGGGGGCTTTACTTAGTTCATGTAGAGTTCATAACAATCTTGAACTAGCGGAACTTGCGGCTAACAAACTATTTGAGTTAGAACCGAATAATCCCgggaattatgttttattatccAACGTTTACGCGAATAAAGGGTTATGGAAACAAGTCGATAGAGTTCGGGATCTGATGAAATCAATGGGAATGAAGAAGAATCCCGGATGCAGTTGGATTTCGATCAAGAACAAAGTGCACATGCTTTTAGCAGGCGATACATCTCATCCTCAACTGGTTGAAATATTAGAAAAAATCGATAATTTAAGTACGGAAATGAAGAAATTAGGGTGTTTGCCGGTTACTTCATTTGTGTTGCAAGATGTTGAAGACCAAGAAAAGGAACATATTTTGTGTGGGCATAGTGAGAAACTGGCAGTGGTGCTTGGGCTTTTGAACACTCCACGAGGGTCTACTCTTCAAGTGATTAAAAACCTTAGAATTTGTGGGGATTGTCATGATTTTATAAAGTTTGTAGCTAAGCTTGAACAGAGAGAGATATTTGTTAGAGACACGAATCGGTTTCATCACTTTAAAGATGGTTCGTGTT